Genomic segment of Rhodopirellula bahusiensis:
GCGAAAGCCATGGACTTGTCGAGTCGAGCCGCGGCGCGTTTGAGTTCCACCTCAGCACGATGCCGATCACGAATGTCGATCCCCGAAGGAATCAGGTAATCGACTTCACCCGAGTCATTCACGACCGGAGCGATCATGAAATCAATCCGGACGCCTTCGTCTCCATAAGCAAACAGCGACACGTCAAATCGGACCACCTCACCAGCGAACGCCCGCTGCATCGCTTCTCGCACCTTGCTGGCAACCTTCGGGTCGTACGTCCACCACGGCGCTTCCGCGAAGTGTTTGCCAATCACGTCTTTGCGTGCGACTTTGGCGATCTCCAAACTTCGATCATCGACTTCCACCAAGATTCCGTCGCGATCGATCACACCAACCAAACCCAGTTGATGATTGATGACGCGTCGCAAGTGCGCCTCACGCTCAGCCGCCTCCGCTTGATGCTGCTTTCGATCGCTGATGTCCGAGTTCATCCCGACCCAACGATCGATCGAGCCATCCGCCTTTCGCTGAGGCACGGCTCGAACTTGCATCCAAATGTAGTGCCCGTCATGCCGACGCAGTCGATACTCCATGGTGAAAGAAGTGCTGTCGCGAATTGATTCTTTCCACGACGCGATCGTTGGCTCGCGATCGTCAGGATGCAGTGCTTCGAGCCATCCTAGGCCCATCCACTGTTCAACCGTTTGCCCGGTGAACGAACGCCAACTGGGAGAGTCCTCGATGACGGTGCCACTGTCGTCGGTGATCCAAACGATCTGTGACGACACCTCCACCAACAATTGAAACAACTCTTGGCTGCGCCGGAGTTCAGCGATTTCCGTGACGGTGACTGCGACCTCGTCACCTGATTCGAGTTCATCTTCTCGCTCGTTCATGATTGCGTCGCAGTGGCTGGTTGGGCCAATTCTGGCGAGAAAAGAATCGCCAAATTGAGCGGATCCCCCAACCCACGAAGCAGCTCAAGAAACGCTTCCGAGCCACTCGAAGATGCTCCGGTGGCGATAACGAGGGGACAATCCGGGTTCATCATACAATTTGCGCTCGACCATTTCCCAAAGCATCCTCGCATAACCGCCTATGCAAAGCTCGTTCAGCACCCATCCGTGCCGCTTAAATTGAAGCCGCCCCCCTGCGTGACGTCAATCCAACGGCGCAGCGGAATGAAAGTTTGCGAACAGAGCCCAAAACGCACGAGCGAGTCGCTAAGTCCGAATGGACGGTTGGGCTTGGTTGGTTTCGCTGACTGTGATCGATCGAGATCGCGAAAGTTTGCCGGATGGAAAGGACGTGATTGGATGCACTCGCAACGCCCGTGAGACAACGGCCGCGAGACAACGCCCCCAAGCAATGCTCACAATGAACAGTCAGAAGTCGCAGCCGATGGCGCACATGACCACCTTGTTTTGCCGCACTGAAAGCACCCCCGCCACTGCCTGTCGCAATACGTCATAAGAGGGGCGCGGAAATTCATTGTTTGACATTTCGAATAGCGATAGCTTTCACGATGTCTTCTCAGTCATCGGCACTCGCCGAAGGTCATTGGACCGAGCAATTGAAAGCATGGAATGCGTTGAGGTCGCATCAGACCAAACGCATTCTTGCCAATCAACAATTGCCAGACTGCTATTCATTGAACGCATTCAAGCAGGGGATCGGTATGACGAACTCAAACCGTCGACGCGGTTTTACGTTGGTAGAACTTCTCGTCGTCATCGCAATCATTGGCGTGCTGGTGGGATTGCTTCTTCCTGCCGTGCAAGCCGCTCGGGAGGCTGCCCGACGAATGAGTTGCAGCAACAACTTCAAACAGATGGGATTGGCAATCCACAACTATCACGCGGCGTTCAATCAGGTCCCAACACACGGTGCGGGAACAAACCCGGAGCCGCCGGACGCCTGGTACAAGACATCCACCACAGGCAACCGCATGCGTTTGAGTGCCTTGGTTCCGATGTTGCCATACATTGAACAACAAGGTTTATGGGAACAGATCTCCAACCCCAGCACTCAACGCACCGACGGCGCAGTTCAGTCGCCGCCGTGGCCTGCGATGGGCCCCACCCCAGATCAAATTCAGTACATGCCTTGGGTCAACGAGATCCCAACCTTCCGTTGCCCGAGCGATCCTGGTCGTGGTTTGCCCGCGTTGGGCCGGACCAACTATGGCGCGTGTTTGGGTGATTCAATTTGGCAATTGCACTACGGGCCTTACAGCAACAACCGTGCAACAATCACCAACGGTCGCGCACGGCAAGCTCGCGATGCACACCGTGGATTCTTCATGCCTTTGCAGGATTCCAAGTTCCGTGACACGCTCGACGGTTTGTCCAATACCATCGCGATGGGCGAGATGATCACGGCATTGCAAGACGGTGATAAGCGGGGCAACAGCGTCGCGACCAACGGTGGCAACTCAGGTCCCTTTGGCCTCGCCGCCTTGCGTCAAAACCCCAACATCTGCACCGACCGCGGCTACGTCGATCCTGAGCGGCCGCAATTCTGGCTGCCGGAGTTCCAACAACAAAATCGACGCAACTTTGCTCGCGGCCACCGCTGGGCCGACTACCTGCCGTTGATGTCAGGCGTCCTCACGATCTTGCCTCCCAACCGAGAAGCATGTGGTCGGTACAACGCGTTGGGCACAACCTTAGTCGCAACCGTCTCCAGCCGGCACCAAGGCGGTGCTCACGTTTTGATGGGTGATGGAGCCGTTCGGTTCGTGACTGATTCCATCGAAGCCGGCAATTCAAATGCGCAAAACATTTGGCAAAACAATGTGCCCGGCTCGGCGAGTCCCTATGGATTGTGGGGCGCTCTTGGAACACGTGCTTCCAAAGAAACAACGGAAGAATTCTGACGCTTGTTCGATGCAATTCCCTCTTCGGACCGCTTGGCTTTGGTTGGGCGGTCCGATGCATTCTTTTTCGTACACGAAGCACACAAGAGAACCCAATGATGATGTCTGCACTCAAATGCCTGTTGGTCCTGTTCTTCGCCTGCGTCTTGTCAGGTTGCGGCGGGTCCGACCAAAATGGACTCGCGACCGAAGGTGCCACCGCCGACGACTTGGCAAAGTACGAGGCTGAATTGGCCGCCACCAATTCGAGCGCCGACTACGACGAAGAGCCAGCGGCAGAATAGAAAACTAGTGATCGGGTTCATGGTCCGCGATCGACTCCAGGCGATGCCTTCGACGGTATTGACCTGGAGGCACCCCGGTTAGTTTCTTGAAGAACTTCGCCATGTGTTCGTCGTAATTGAATCCCGTCAGCCGGGCAATCTTTTTGATCGGCTGAGATGTGGTCTCAAGTAGTTCTTTGATTCGAGTCAAGCGAATTGTGGCAATCAGATCCGAAGGTGATTGCTTCAAATACATTCGCATTCTGCGTTCAAGCGAACGTCGGGACATCGGAACCGCATCCGCTACGTCTTGCACCGACACACCACGGCAAGCGTTTTCGCGAATGAAGCGGTAGGCCTTTGTGAACTCCGCATCGTCGACCGGAATCGAGTCCGTCGAACCGCGAACGACAATGCGTCGGGCGGGAACCAAAGTGACGTCGGCGGGAACGGCTTCTCCGTCCATCATGGTTTCCAGCAACGACGCGGCCTGGTACCCGATGCGGTGCGTGTTGGGTTCAACGCTTGTCAGTGGTGGAGAACACAGCGGACAGATCACATCGTCGTTGTCGACACCGACGATTGCGATCTCATCCGGGACATGGATTTGTCTGTGGTGGCAAGCGTTCAGCAACTGTTGCGCGCGAATGTCGTTGCAAGCTAGAACGCCAACGGGTGTCTCGAGTGAATTCAGCCAACGCTCCAAACCTTTCTGGTCGAGCATACCGCTCTGTTCCGCATCAAAGGTCGTGGCGTGAACCGTGCCTGGCGACATGTAAGAAACGACGTCGTGCCCCAACGACCGCACATACTGTTGCATCTCGGTGAGCCGACGATCGGAGTAGTTCGCTCCGCCAAAACCACAAAATCCAAACCGCGTGAAGCCGCGATCTCGCAAGTGATCGACCGCAAGTTTCACCACCGATGCCGGTTCGGTATCAAAGCCAGGAAACTGGCCCGCTGAACGCCAGCAACGCAGATCGATCACCGGCAATCCTAAATCCTGGATGGCCCGAACCATCTTCTGAGTCTCAGCGCGAACGAGGACACCGTCCCCACGCCAATTGGAAAGCCAGGATGGCGGATCGGCATTGATTGCCATCTCCTGATGCCGGAGCGACCAATGGCTTTGTTCCTGAGCGTACGCCGCAATCCCGCGCAAGAGCCCTCGGCCATAGGCTCGTGAGGACTCAATGAGCAGGGCCACAAGCCTGCTATCCGTTGGGCCTGTCGCCATAGGGTGTCGCAGATGTTCCTGAAGAAGACGCAAAGTGAAAGGTGCTTTCACCTCTAACGCAACCGTCCTCGCCACTATACTGCTTGACCGGCCGTGTCGCAAACATTCGGTTGGCAAGCAACTTGGCAAGCAATCAAGAGTCTTTGGGCATTAAGCCGGTTGGCATTAGCCACGGTTCCCAAACGCAACCGGAGCCAACGCCCAAACGGCTTCCATCGTTTGCCCAATCAGTTTTGCCTACCTGGTAGGCACCGAATCAACGCATCCAACCCCCACGATATCATGGAGATCTCACTGTGGCATCGCTCGCCGGTCTCAATCGCCGCAACATTCGTCGTATGAGCAAACTGCGTCCGATCAATCTCTGCGCCGTAATCGTGCTTGCGGTATCGATCACAGTTGGTGTCAGCCATGCCGCCGAACCGACCGCTGATTTTTACGTTTCACCCGCAGGCGATGACGATTGGTCGGGAAAGATTACGCAGCCAAACGGAACTGGAACTGACGGACCGTTTGCCACGCTTCAGCGAGCACGCGATGCGGTCCGCGAATCGGCCCCGGACCGCGCGGGCGACGTCCTGGTTCTCGTGCGAGGCGGCACCTATCGCCTGACAGAAACCGTGGGCTTCGGACTGCAGGATTCAGGACACCGTGACGCCAAAGTCACCTACGCGGCTTACCCAGGCGAAACGCCGGTGTTCAGTTCCGGCCAAGCAATCACGGACTGGCAACCGGTCACGACGGCCCCGCCCGGTCTGCCGGATAAAGCTTTTGGCAAGGTGCAAGTGGCCAATGTTTCCGGCCGGTTCCACACACTCTTCGATGCAGAAGGCATGCTCCCGCGAGCCCGATCGCAAGGCTTCATTCCGCTGAAAGGTGGCAGTCGCAACGAGCTTCATTTTCCGGCGGGTCTCCTGAAGGACTGGCCCAACGTCGAAGACATCGAGATCGTTGTTCGTCCGCATCATGCGTGGATCGTGAACATCCTGCCGCTGAAATCCGTGAACGAGAAGAAGCAGATCGCCCGAACGTCGATCGACGCGACCTATGCGATGAACCCGCTGCACTTCCTCAAAACAACCAACTCGTGCTGGGTGGAAAATGCCCTGGAGGAACTCGACGAGCCAGGCGAATGGGCTCTCAATACCCAAACTGGCAAACTCTATCTTTGGCCACGAAACGATTCGCCAATCTTGGCCCCAAGGCTGAAGGAACTGATCCGCATCCAAGGCAAGATTGACAAAGAAGGCCCGCGAGACATTCCAGTGACGAACCTCTGCTTGCGTGGTCTGACTTTCATGCACGGCGAACGGTTCA
This window contains:
- a CDS encoding DUF1559 domain-containing protein; the encoded protein is MTNSNRRRGFTLVELLVVIAIIGVLVGLLLPAVQAAREAARRMSCSNNFKQMGLAIHNYHAAFNQVPTHGAGTNPEPPDAWYKTSTTGNRMRLSALVPMLPYIEQQGLWEQISNPSTQRTDGAVQSPPWPAMGPTPDQIQYMPWVNEIPTFRCPSDPGRGLPALGRTNYGACLGDSIWQLHYGPYSNNRATITNGRARQARDAHRGFFMPLQDSKFRDTLDGLSNTIAMGEMITALQDGDKRGNSVATNGGNSGPFGLAALRQNPNICTDRGYVDPERPQFWLPEFQQQNRRNFARGHRWADYLPLMSGVLTILPPNREACGRYNALGTTLVATVSSRHQGGAHVLMGDGAVRFVTDSIEAGNSNAQNIWQNNVPGSASPYGLWGALGTRASKETTEEF
- a CDS encoding AraC family transcriptional regulator gives rise to the protein MATGPTDSRLVALLIESSRAYGRGLLRGIAAYAQEQSHWSLRHQEMAINADPPSWLSNWRGDGVLVRAETQKMVRAIQDLGLPVIDLRCWRSAGQFPGFDTEPASVVKLAVDHLRDRGFTRFGFCGFGGANYSDRRLTEMQQYVRSLGHDVVSYMSPGTVHATTFDAEQSGMLDQKGLERWLNSLETPVGVLACNDIRAQQLLNACHHRQIHVPDEIAIVGVDNDDVICPLCSPPLTSVEPNTHRIGYQAASLLETMMDGEAVPADVTLVPARRIVVRGSTDSIPVDDAEFTKAYRFIRENACRGVSVQDVADAVPMSRRSLERRMRMYLKQSPSDLIATIRLTRIKELLETTSQPIKKIARLTGFNYDEHMAKFFKKLTGVPPGQYRRRHRLESIADHEPDH